One genomic segment of Sphingorhabdus sp. M41 includes these proteins:
- a CDS encoding quinone-dependent dihydroorotate dehydrogenase: MLYNLAKPFIFALEAERAHGLTIAGLKTLPMGPAPKCDPVLATSVAGLAFVNPIGMAPGFDKNGEVPDALIRMGFGFAEVGTLTPLPQAGNPKPRIFRLVEDKAVINRLGFNNRGQQEALPRLKKMRGRMGQGVLGINIGANKDSTDRIADYVTGAKNMAPLADYLTVNISSPNTPGLRALQDKGALAELLAAVMAAMGKSKTPVFLKVAPDLEPADIDDIVDVAMDQKIAALIISNTTITRPDLKSDNQSETGGLSGAPLKDLALQRLKDFRKTSGGKIPLIGVGGIATAEDAYERIRAGASLVQLYTAMIYEGPTIAAAMSCQLAKLVKRDGFTNIAEAVGTA; this comes from the coding sequence ATGCTCTATAACCTTGCAAAGCCCTTCATATTCGCGCTCGAAGCCGAACGCGCCCACGGCCTGACCATCGCCGGCCTGAAGACCCTCCCGATGGGCCCCGCGCCCAAATGCGATCCCGTTCTGGCGACCAGTGTCGCCGGTCTCGCCTTCGTCAATCCGATCGGCATGGCCCCCGGCTTCGACAAGAATGGCGAAGTACCCGACGCGCTGATCCGCATGGGCTTCGGCTTTGCCGAGGTCGGCACGCTGACCCCGCTGCCACAGGCAGGCAATCCCAAACCGCGCATCTTCCGGCTGGTTGAGGACAAGGCGGTGATCAACCGGCTCGGCTTCAACAATCGCGGCCAGCAGGAAGCCCTGCCCCGCCTCAAGAAGATGCGCGGGCGGATGGGCCAAGGCGTGCTCGGCATCAATATCGGCGCCAACAAGGACAGCACGGATCGCATCGCCGATTATGTCACCGGCGCAAAAAACATGGCGCCGCTGGCGGACTATCTGACGGTCAATATCAGCTCGCCCAACACCCCGGGGCTGCGAGCCTTGCAGGACAAGGGCGCGCTGGCGGAACTGCTGGCCGCCGTCATGGCGGCGATGGGCAAATCGAAGACTCCGGTCTTCCTGAAAGTGGCTCCCGATCTGGAGCCTGCCGACATCGACGATATTGTCGACGTCGCGATGGACCAGAAGATCGCCGCGCTGATCATTTCCAACACCACCATCACCCGGCCCGATCTGAAATCCGATAACCAGTCCGAAACCGGCGGCCTGTCGGGCGCACCGCTGAAAGATCTGGCGCTGCAACGCCTCAAGGATTTCCGCAAGACCAGCGGCGGCAAAATCCCGCTGATCGGGGTCGGCGGCATTGCTACGGCGGAGGACGCCTATGAGCGCATCCGCGCTGGTGCGTCATTGGTACAGCTTTATACGGCGATGATCTATGAAGGCCCGACCATAGCCGCCGCGATGAGCTGCCAGTTGGCCAAACTGGTCAAACGGGACGGCTTCACCAATATTGCCGAGGCTGTCGGCACGGCATAA
- a CDS encoding alkaline phosphatase PhoX, with product MTLSRRDFIRSAQAVGLFYASVSIAGCARAHSANRSFALIPDPAKRLDLPEGFSYTLVSETGGIMSDGFFRPGRPDGMACFAYPDDADKCILMRNHENWNSVPLGSPFGKDNELLDRVSDSQLYDRKKDGSPFFGGVTKLVYDLKHKRMERDFLVLTGTAANCAGGSTPWGSWLSCEEEMLTPEEGPGKYHGFVFETPSSATGLIDAIPLTAMGRFTHEAASVDPKTGIVYMTEDSRTGLFYRFIPKVPGQLHEGGRLQALVLTNRKAAITSNWPKDWGGNAAAPFIVGQDHVAQWIDLDDVEAPDGDLSQRGHAAGAAIFMRGEGLDYAVRMDGTTGDFYFTCTEGGAQRVGQIWRYTPDHSPDSGPESGGTLQLFFESTSADSLDMCDNLVVAPWNDIILCEDGRGDQYLRGLTPDGKIYDLARNAHKDQSEFCGACFSPDGTTMFVNVQEPGYTYAITGPWETLRV from the coding sequence ATGACATTATCCAGAAGAGATTTTATCCGCTCAGCTCAAGCCGTGGGCCTATTCTATGCTTCCGTGTCAATCGCAGGATGCGCCCGCGCACATAGTGCCAATCGCTCCTTCGCCCTGATTCCCGACCCCGCCAAACGTCTCGATCTGCCGGAAGGTTTCTCCTATACGTTGGTCAGCGAGACCGGCGGCATAATGTCCGACGGCTTTTTCCGCCCCGGCCGGCCCGATGGCATGGCCTGTTTCGCGTATCCGGATGATGCCGACAAATGCATATTGATGCGCAATCATGAAAATTGGAACAGCGTCCCTCTTGGCAGTCCGTTCGGCAAGGACAATGAACTGCTCGACCGGGTTTCCGATAGCCAGCTCTATGATCGCAAGAAAGACGGCTCGCCCTTTTTCGGCGGCGTGACCAAACTGGTTTATGATCTCAAACACAAACGCATGGAACGGGATTTCCTGGTGCTTACCGGCACCGCGGCCAATTGCGCTGGTGGATCGACCCCCTGGGGAAGCTGGCTCAGCTGTGAAGAGGAAATGCTCACGCCGGAAGAAGGTCCGGGAAAATATCACGGATTCGTCTTCGAAACCCCGTCCAGCGCGACCGGCCTGATTGACGCCATACCGCTGACAGCCATGGGCCGCTTCACACACGAAGCTGCCTCTGTCGATCCGAAAACCGGCATCGTCTACATGACCGAAGATTCCCGGACCGGATTATTTTACCGGTTCATCCCGAAGGTACCGGGACAATTGCATGAAGGTGGCCGCCTGCAGGCGCTTGTCCTGACCAACAGAAAAGCCGCCATTACCTCAAACTGGCCCAAAGACTGGGGCGGCAATGCAGCCGCACCATTCATCGTCGGGCAGGATCATGTAGCCCAATGGATCGACCTCGACGATGTCGAAGCGCCCGATGGAGATCTGTCCCAGCGCGGTCATGCTGCCGGAGCCGCCATATTCATGCGCGGCGAAGGGCTCGACTATGCCGTGCGCATGGACGGAACAACTGGCGATTTCTATTTCACCTGCACCGAAGGTGGCGCGCAACGCGTCGGCCAAATATGGCGTTATACGCCCGACCATAGCCCGGACAGCGGACCGGAATCCGGCGGTACGTTGCAGCTATTCTTCGAATCCACCAGCGCCGATTCCCTCGACATGTGCGACAATCTGGTGGTTGCACCGTGGAACGACATCATCCTCTGCGAGGACGGACGCGGCGACCAATATCTGCGCGGCCTTACCCCCGACGGCAAAATCTACGACCTCGCCCGCAACGCGCACAAGGACCAGAGCGAATTCTGCGGCGCCTGCTTCTCGCCCGACGGCACGACCATGTTCGTCAATGTGCAGGAGCCGGGATATACTTATGCGATCACCGGGCCGTGGGAAACGTTGAGGGTCTGA
- a CDS encoding SulP family inorganic anion transporter, translating into MAIHSDFRRDWLSNPKTEFLAGLVVALALIPEAIGFAIIAGVDPRVGLYASFSIAVIISMVGGRPGMISAATAAVAVLVVPLVRDHGVEYLFAATILMGIFQAIAALLRLDLLMRFVSRSVITGFVNALAILIFMAQIPQMSGEAFTWETYAMIAAGLAIIYGLPKITTLVPSPLAAIIVLAGVSMYFRADVFTVGDMGELPDSLPWLHIPQIPISWETLQIIAPYSLAMAAVGLLESLLTASIVDDMTETRSDKKRETYGQGLANFVTGWIGGMGGCAMIGQSVINIKSGGRRRLSTFVAGVMLLVLIVGLGQWVAQIPMPALVAVMIFVSISTFRWKSFTEITHHPWPSNVVMIATVVMVVATHDLSIGVLSGVLLSGIFFAWKVRQLVTIQDFVEVTTHRYVFGGQIFFGSVDMLYEAMEFNEEGIDSVIIDVHDAHFWDISATGILDKIVERLKNEGKSVEVIGLNQASATLVEKYSENDKPFESLGVVGH; encoded by the coding sequence ATGGCGATTCACAGTGATTTTCGGCGCGACTGGCTGTCGAATCCCAAAACCGAATTTCTGGCCGGGCTGGTCGTTGCACTGGCGCTGATTCCGGAAGCCATCGGTTTTGCGATCATCGCCGGAGTTGATCCACGGGTCGGACTTTATGCCAGCTTCTCGATCGCCGTCATCATCTCGATGGTCGGCGGACGTCCGGGGATGATCAGCGCGGCTACCGCTGCGGTGGCGGTGCTCGTGGTGCCGCTGGTGCGCGATCATGGCGTCGAATATCTGTTTGCCGCCACCATATTGATGGGGATATTCCAGGCGATAGCGGCCTTGCTGCGGCTCGATCTGTTGATGCGTTTCGTGTCGCGCTCGGTGATTACCGGCTTCGTCAACGCATTGGCGATCCTGATCTTCATGGCGCAGATTCCGCAGATGAGCGGTGAAGCCTTTACCTGGGAAACCTATGCAATGATCGCCGCCGGTTTGGCGATCATTTACGGTCTTCCCAAAATTACCACATTGGTGCCATCGCCGCTCGCGGCCATCATCGTGCTCGCGGGTGTCAGCATGTATTTCCGGGCCGATGTGTTTACCGTCGGCGACATGGGCGAACTGCCTGACAGTCTGCCGTGGCTCCATATCCCGCAAATCCCGATCAGCTGGGAAACCTTGCAGATCATCGCGCCCTATTCGCTGGCGATGGCTGCGGTCGGGCTGCTCGAATCCCTGCTGACCGCCTCTATTGTTGATGACATGACTGAAACGCGCAGCGACAAGAAGCGCGAAACCTATGGTCAGGGCCTTGCCAATTTTGTCACCGGCTGGATCGGCGGCATGGGTGGCTGCGCAATGATCGGGCAATCAGTGATCAATATAAAATCCGGCGGCCGGCGGCGGTTGTCGACCTTTGTCGCGGGTGTGATGCTGCTGGTGCTGATCGTCGGTCTCGGCCAGTGGGTCGCGCAGATCCCGATGCCGGCGCTGGTCGCGGTGATGATCTTTGTCTCGATTTCCACCTTCCGCTGGAAGAGCTTTACCGAAATCACCCATCACCCATGGCCGTCCAATGTCGTTATGATCGCCACCGTGGTGATGGTTGTGGCCACCCATGATCTGTCGATTGGCGTGCTCTCCGGCGTCTTGCTCTCGGGCATATTCTTCGCCTGGAAAGTCCGTCAACTGGTCACGATTCAGGATTTCGTCGAGGTGACGACTCACCGCTATGTCTTCGGCGGCCAGATCTTCTTCGGCTCTGTCGACATGCTCTACGAGGCGATGGAGTTCAACGAGGAAGGCATCGACAGCGTGATCATCGATGTCCATGACGCGCATTTCTGGGACATCAGCGCGACCGGCATCCTGGACAAGATCGTCGAACGCCTCAAGAATGAGGGCAAGTCGGTCGAGGTCATCGGCCTCAATCAGGCGAGTGCGACGCTGGTCGAGAAATATAGCGAGAATGACAAGCCGTTCGAGAGTCTGGGCGTGGTCGGGCATTAG
- a CDS encoding isovaleryl-CoA dehydrogenase, with protein MIATPQFDFQLGEMADQIRDTTRRFAEEKIMPLAQKMDREDWFPRELWEQMGDLGLHGITVDEEDGGLGLGYLEHAIAVEEVSRGSAALGLSYGAHSNLCVNQIRRWANAEQKAKYLPKLISGEHVGALAMSEAGAGSDVVSMKLKAEAVQGGYVLNGTKFWITNSTCADTLVVYAKTRPDAGSGGITAFLIEKGMKGFSIGQKIEKVGMKGSPTAELVFDDCEVPEENVMGPLNGGVGVLMSGLDYERAVLAAIPLGLMQACLDTVIPYVRERKQFGKPIGSFQLMQGKIADMYVRLNSARSYVYNVNKSCDAGQTTRFDAAGAVMLASENSVRVAEESIQALGGAGYTTDWPVERYWRDSKLLDIGAGTNEIRRMLIGRELIGAG; from the coding sequence ATGATTGCCACTCCACAATTTGATTTCCAGCTCGGCGAAATGGCCGACCAGATCCGCGACACCACGCGCCGCTTTGCCGAAGAGAAGATCATGCCGCTGGCCCAGAAAATGGACCGCGAGGACTGGTTCCCGCGCGAGCTTTGGGAGCAGATGGGCGATTTGGGCCTGCATGGGATTACGGTCGACGAGGAAGACGGCGGACTGGGGCTCGGCTATCTCGAACATGCGATTGCGGTTGAAGAAGTCAGTCGTGGCAGCGCGGCGCTGGGCCTGAGCTATGGTGCGCACAGCAATCTGTGCGTCAACCAGATCCGCCGCTGGGCCAATGCGGAGCAGAAAGCCAAATATCTGCCGAAGCTGATCTCCGGCGAACATGTCGGCGCGCTGGCGATGTCGGAAGCCGGAGCGGGCAGCGATGTGGTGTCGATGAAGCTCAAGGCCGAAGCCGTGCAGGGCGGCTATGTCCTGAACGGCACGAAATTCTGGATTACCAACAGCACCTGCGCCGATACTTTGGTGGTCTATGCCAAGACCCGCCCCGATGCGGGTTCGGGCGGGATCACGGCTTTCCTGATCGAGAAGGGCATGAAGGGCTTCTCCATCGGCCAGAAGATCGAGAAAGTCGGGATGAAGGGCAGTCCGACGGCGGAGCTGGTGTTCGACGATTGCGAAGTACCGGAAGAAAATGTCATGGGGCCGCTCAACGGCGGCGTCGGTGTCTTGATGTCCGGTCTCGATTACGAACGGGCCGTGCTGGCGGCGATCCCGCTCGGGCTGATGCAGGCCTGTCTCGACACGGTCATCCCCTATGTCCGCGAGCGCAAGCAGTTCGGCAAGCCGATTGGCAGCTTCCAGCTGATGCAGGGCAAGATCGCCGACATGTATGTCCGCCTGAACAGCGCGCGCAGCTATGTCTATAATGTCAACAAATCCTGCGACGCCGGTCAGACCACGCGCTTCGATGCGGCCGGCGCGGTGATGCTGGCGAGCGAGAATAGTGTCCGGGTGGCCGAGGAGTCGATCCAGGCCCTAGGCGGCGCCGGCTATACCACCGACTGGCCGGTCGAGCGTTACTGGCGCGATAGCAAATTGCTCGATATTGGTGCCGGTACCAATGAAATTCGCCGGATGCTGATTGGCCGGGAATTGATCGGGGCGGGGTGA
- a CDS encoding glutathione S-transferase family protein, whose protein sequence is MIKLHHLDYSRSSRIIWLCEEGGIEYEMVTYHRDPKTRRAPPELGEVHRLAKAPTVEVDGHVMVESGAIIEYLIERHSDGALGVAVDHPERAKYLEWLHFAEGTMGMSFIITGIAPMLGGLPDIMKGFLQAEVDKLLDHLEIELEGKDFLVADKFTGADINLHYMLEGRAALGQLDGRPNCARYFEALVARPGYHKTVELGGTVLLAKPS, encoded by the coding sequence ATGATCAAGCTGCACCATCTCGACTATTCCCGCTCGTCCCGTATCATCTGGCTCTGCGAAGAGGGCGGGATCGAATATGAGATGGTGACCTATCACCGGGACCCCAAGACCCGGCGCGCGCCGCCGGAACTGGGTGAGGTGCATCGGCTGGCCAAGGCGCCTACGGTCGAGGTGGACGGCCATGTAATGGTCGAATCCGGCGCGATCATCGAATATCTGATCGAGCGGCACAGCGATGGCGCGCTCGGCGTGGCGGTCGATCATCCCGAACGGGCCAAATATCTCGAATGGCTGCATTTCGCCGAAGGCACGATGGGCATGAGCTTCATCATAACCGGCATCGCGCCGATGCTCGGCGGGCTGCCCGATATCATGAAGGGCTTTCTGCAGGCCGAAGTCGACAAGCTGCTCGACCATCTCGAGATTGAACTGGAGGGCAAGGATTTCCTCGTCGCGGATAAATTTACCGGCGCGGATATCAATCTGCATTATATGCTCGAAGGGCGCGCGGCTCTGGGGCAGCTCGACGGCCGTCCGAATTGCGCGCGCTATTTCGAGGCGCTGGTGGCGCGGCCGGGCTATCACAAGACGGTTGAACTGGGCGGGACAGTGTTGTTGGCCAAGCCTAGCTGA
- a CDS encoding glutathione S-transferase family protein translates to MTYTLITANRNYSSWSLRPWILMKALDIPFAEQIIYFEEDNYERFRKFAPNGQVPCLKDGDETIWDSLAIMEYLAERHPGCWPEDEKARTWARCAAAEMHGGFAPLRNTCPMNVGVRATLHAVEPGLQRNIDRIGELFAQGLDDFGGPWLAGDRFTIVDAFYAPVAFRVRSFDLDIGAAGRAWVDHIISHPAMQEWQRQALAEPQREIGHEQEIIAVATVTADFRAG, encoded by the coding sequence ATGACCTACACCCTGATCACCGCCAACCGCAACTATTCCAGCTGGTCGCTGCGCCCGTGGATATTGATGAAGGCGCTCGATATTCCGTTTGCGGAGCAGATTATCTATTTCGAAGAAGATAATTATGAGCGGTTTCGCAAGTTCGCGCCCAACGGGCAGGTACCCTGCCTGAAGGATGGTGACGAAACCATCTGGGATTCGCTCGCCATCATGGAATATCTCGCGGAGCGGCATCCGGGATGCTGGCCGGAAGACGAAAAGGCGCGGACCTGGGCGCGTTGCGCGGCGGCGGAAATGCACGGCGGGTTTGCGCCGCTGCGGAATACCTGTCCGATGAATGTCGGCGTGCGGGCGACACTGCACGCGGTCGAGCCCGGCCTGCAGCGGAATATTGACCGGATCGGCGAACTGTTTGCGCAGGGGCTGGATGATTTTGGCGGGCCATGGCTGGCAGGGGACCGGTTCACGATCGTCGACGCCTTTTATGCGCCGGTTGCCTTTCGGGTGCGCAGTTTTGACCTCGATATCGGTGCTGCAGGTCGGGCGTGGGTGGATCATATCATATCCCATCCGGCTATGCAGGAATGGCAGCGCCAAGCGCTGGCCGAGCCGCAGCGCGAAATCGGTCACGAGCAGGAGATCATCGCGGTAGCCACCGTGACGGCAGATTTTCGGGCTGGCTGA